The following proteins are encoded in a genomic region of Ostrea edulis chromosome 7, xbOstEdul1.1, whole genome shotgun sequence:
- the LOC125655063 gene encoding cell death abnormality protein 1-like, with protein sequence MFPNDVVLICYFVAIFSGKANSYGCSRGTITEEEPECCYNFYRVNNFCKQCLPGFYGHNCVRVCRYPYYGQHCMYMCRCPESECNHQYGCEPSTSSAYTDLLDIHKLLPLHRFNTLRYQHVSKTDARASWVQHPKSALPKTTKLMEELFPAPPKYQR encoded by the exons ATGTTTCCCAATGATGTCGTATTGATATGCTATTTTGTAGCTATATTCTCTGGGAAGGCTAATTCATATGGATGCTCAAGAGG AACTATTACAGAAGAAGAACCAGAATGCTGTTATAATTTTTACAGAGTCAACAACTTCTGTAAAC AATGTCTCCCTGGATTTTACGGACATAACTGTGTGCGTGTATGTCGTTACCCGTATTACGGACAgcactgtatgtatatgtgtCGGTGCCCGGAGTCTGAGTGTAACCACCAGTACGGATGTGAACCATCTACTTCGTCTGCATATACAG ATTTACTGGATATACACAAACTACTTCCACTTCATCGATTTAACACTTTAAG GTATCAACATGTAAGCAAGACTGATGCCAGGGCATCGTGGGTACAGCATCCAAAAAGTGCACTGCCAAAAACAACTAAACTAATGGAGGAGTTATTTCCAGCTCCACCTAA GTACCAGAGATAA